One segment of Triticum aestivum cultivar Chinese Spring chromosome 2A, IWGSC CS RefSeq v2.1, whole genome shotgun sequence DNA contains the following:
- the LOC123187977 gene encoding stress-response A/B barrel domain-containing protein DABB1 yields the protein MICLRAIPSPRLLHLPLPRLASSPLRRIRPSAVLCAAAAMSSSPSVAAPTVAAPVEHIVLIKVRPEAVASGAAAAMVSALQALSTLVPGVSYIHAGPVLRLRSPAAEALGPTHLLHSRYATKADLAAYAPHPAHVAAVQAHVAPNALDATAVDWVNAAGAPSPVGPGAAVRLTLAKVKEGVEVGQLVEKVAAATKDAGEASGSKVSFGENFSPARAKGYQFGMVAVFGSVEELDAVEGDGKVEEAKAALRPMLDEVMVLDFVVDAPAAASL from the coding sequence ATGATTTGCCTCAGAGCCATCCCCTCCCCTCGACTCCTCCACCTACCCCTCCCCCGCCTCGCCTCCTCCCCGCTCCGCCGCATCAGGCCCTCCGCCGtcctctgcgccgccgccgccatgtcctcctcccccTCCGTCGCTGCGCCCACCGTAGCGGCACCGGTCGAGCACATCGTGCTCATCAAGGTCCGCCCGGAGGCCGTGGCCTCgggggcggccgccgcgatggTCTCCGCGCTGCAGGCGCTCTCCACGCTCGTCCCGGGGGTCTCCTACATCCACGCGGGCCCCGTGCTCCGCCTCCGCTCCCCGGCCGCCGAGGCGCTCGGCCCCACCCACCTCCTCCACTCCCGCTACGCCACCAAGGCCGACCTCGCCGCCTACGCGCCGCACCCGGCCCACGTCGCCGCCGTGCAGGCGCACGTCGCCCCCAACGCGCTCGACGCCACCGCCGTCGACTGGGTCAACGCCGCGGGCGCCCCGTCCCCCGTCGGCCCCGGCGCCGCCGTGCGCCTCACCCTCGCCAAGGTCAAGGAGGGCGTGGAGGTCGGGCAGCTCGTGGAGAAGGTGGCCGCCGCCACCaaggacgccggcgaggccagcggcTCCAAGGTCAGCTTCGGGGAGAACTTCTCCCCCGCGCGGGCCAAGGGGTACCAGTTCGGGATGGTGGCCGTGTTCGGCAGCGTCGAGGAGCTGGACGCCGTGGagggcgacggcaaggtggaggagGCCAAGGCCGCCCTCAGGCCCATGCTCGACGAGGTCATGGTGCTGGACTTCGTCGTCGACGCTCCGGCGGCCGCGAGCCTCTGA
- the LOC123187978 gene encoding probable small nuclear ribonucleoprotein G has translation MSRSGQPPDLKKYMDKKLQIKLNANRVVIGTLRGFDQFMNLVVDNTVEVNGDEKTDIGMVVLRGNSVVMIEALEPIARSQ, from the exons ATGAGCCGATCGGGGCAGCCGCCGGATCTGAAGAA GTACATGGACAAGAAGCTCCAAA TCAAGCTGAATGCGAACCGTGTTGTCATTGGCACGCTTCGTGGATTTGATCAGTTCATGAATTTGGTGGTGGATAACACTGTGGAGGTCAATGGAGATGAGAAGACCGACATAGGGATGGTG GTTCTGAGAGGAAATAGTGTGGTGATGATTGAAGCCCTTGAACCAATTGCCAGGTCTCAGTGA
- the LOC123187976 gene encoding peroxisome biogenesis factor 10: MSAGDPAGDAGPSSRRAGAAARPRRFPTAAQPEVMRAAEKDDSYAAHVTEACRDAFRHLFGTRVAVAYQNEIKLLGQSLYYLLTTGSGQQTLGEEYCDISQVATSHGLPPTPARRMLFILYQTTVPYLAERISSRIVSRGIYMDDSQFDNHHENDNPSRGITESSTNTNESSRSLSFPMLSRLRSKAHAFWLWVVQKWPSMLPLGQDFIQLAIRTNLMFFYFEGLYYHLSKRGAGIHYVFIGKPMNQRPRYQILGIFLLIQLCILGAERLRRSNLSSIASSINQISSGSYPSSTGRSVPVVNEDGNIISDIRHGKAVDLASGSEASSSKSKCTLCLSTRQNPTGTTCGHVFCWNCIMEWCNEKPECPLCRTPITHSSLICIYHSDF; the protein is encoded by the exons ATGAGTGCCGGGGATCCCGCCGGCGATGCGGGGCCCAGCTCCCGCCGGGCCGGGGCGGCCGCGCGCCCGCGGCGGTTCCCGACGGCGGCGCAGCCGGAGGTCATGCGCGCGGCGGAGAAGGACGACAGCTACGCCGCCCACGTCACCGAGGCCTGCCGCGACGCCTTCCGCCACCTCTTCG GTACCAGGGTTGCCGTTGCTTACCAGAACGAG ATAAAATTGCTTGGGCAGTCCCTCTATTACTTGCTAACAACTGGTTCTGGCCAGCAAACACTCGGAGAAGAATATTGTGATATATCTCAG GTTGCAACCTCACATGGGCTTCCACCGACACCTGCTAGGCGGATGCTTTTCATTTTGTATCAAACTACTGTGCCCTATCTCGCTGAAAGAATCAG TTCGAGAATTGTCTCCCGTGGTATTTACATGGATGACTCTCAGTTTGATAATCATCATGAAAATGATAATCCTAGTAGAGGCATAACAGAATCCTCTACAAATACGAATGAGTCTTCGAGAAGCTTGAGTTTTCCCATGCTCTCGAGGTTGAGAAGCAAAGCGCATGCCTTTTGGCTATGGGTAGTTCAGAAATGGCCTTCG ATGCTGCCGCTTGGTCAAGATTTTATACAGTTGGCTATACGGACAAACCTGATGTTCTTCTACTTTGAAG GATTATATTATCATTTATCAAAGCGAGGAGCTGGTATTCATTATGTATTCATTGGTAAGCCAATGAATCAGAGGCCCAG GTACCAAATTTTGGGTATCTTTTTGCTGATCCAGTTGTGTATTCTTGGTGCTGAAAGACTCCGAAGAAGTAACTTATCATCAATAGCTAGTTCCATTAATCAAATTTCGTCCGGAAGCTATCCTTCATCTACAG GTCGGAGTGTCCCTGTTGTGAATGAAGATGGAAATATTATCAGTGACATCCGTCATGGCAAAGCTGTAGATTTGGCTTCTGGTTCAGAG GCATCCAGTAGCAAGAGCAAGTGCACTCTCTGTCTCAGTACCCGGCAGAATCCTACTGGCACAACCTGCGGACATGTCTTCTGCTG GAACTGCATAATGGAGTGGTGCAATGAGAAGCCTGAATGCCCCCTATGCAGAACTCCTATTACCCATTCAAGTTTAATTTGTATATATCATTCAGATTTCTAG